A region from the Lycium barbarum isolate Lr01 chromosome 8, ASM1917538v2, whole genome shotgun sequence genome encodes:
- the LOC132606616 gene encoding triosephosphate isomerase, chloroplastic-like, which yields MAVASTSLVSQLSGPKSAISFSSPHFSGLRPSCFKLENTTTQSLFQNVEPHLRLSDTKKACRPVVSMAGSGKFFVGGNWKCNGTKDSISKLVSDLNSAKLESDVDVVVAPPYLYIDQVKSSLTDRIEISAQNCWTGKGGAFTGEISVEQLKDIGCKWVILGHSERRHVLGENDEFIGKKAAYALSQNVGVIACIGELLEEREAGKTFDVCFQQLKAFDDALPSWDDVVIAYEPVWAIGTGKVATPEQAQEVHAAVRDWLSKNVSAEVSSKTRIIYGGSVNGGNSSDLAKKEDIDGFLVGGASLKGPEFATIINSVTSKKVAA from the exons ATGGCGGTAGCATCAACTTCTTTAGTTTCTCAACTATCTGGTCCTAAGTCCGCCATTTCGTTTTCCAGCCCACACTTCTCTGGTCTTCGCCCATCTTGTTTCAAGCTTGAGAATACTACTACTCAGTCCCTTTTCCAAAATGTTGAGCCTCACTTACGCCTTTCTGACACTAAGAAAGCTTGTAGACCCGTTGTCTCCATGGCTGGCTCCGGCAAG TTCTTTGTTGGTGGCAACTGGAAATGT AATGGAACCAAGGACTCCATAAGCAAGCTTGTCTCTGATCTGAACAGTGCGAAGCTCGAGTCAGATGTTG ATGTGGTTGTAGCACCTCCCTATCTGTACATTGATCAAGTAAAGAGTTCACTAACTGATAGGATTGAAATTTCAGCTCAAAATTGTTGGACTGGCAAAGGTGGAGCTTTCACGGGTGAAATCAG TGTGGAACAGTTGAAAGATATTGGCTGCAAGTGGGTCATTCTTGGGCATTCTGAGCGGAGACATGTACTTGGAGAAAATGATGAA TTTATTGGGAAGAAGGCTGCTTATGCTTTGAGCCAGAATGTTGGAGTTATAGCTTGTATCGGAGAGCTATTGGAGGAAAGAGAAGCTGGAAAAACTTTTGATGTATGTTTCCAGCAGCTGAAGGCTTTTGATG ATGCTTTACCGAGTTGGGATGATGTTGTCATCGCATATGAGCCTGTATGGGCTATTGGGACTGGTAAAGTGGCGACACCTGAGCAGGCTCAGGAGGTGCATGCAGCTGTTCGTGATTGGCTTAGTAAGAATGTTTCTGCAGAAGTTTCGTCTAAAACACGCATCATATATGGAG GCTCTGTGAATGGAGGCAACTCTTCTGACCTAGCGAAGAAAGAAGATATTGATGGCTTTCTAGTAGGAGGTGCTTCTTTGAAG GGTCCTGAGTTTGCCACCATTATTAATTCTGTAACTTCCAAGAAGGTAGCTGCTTGA
- the LOC132606617 gene encoding translocon-associated protein subunit alpha-like isoform X1, translating to MRSTMSIRVFSVFLTILLFSSSFLQVARCQSDPETEVVEGTGEAGDLGIVNDDVQDFGSESFSPAPGIETVCVFPKNPFKVVAAGEESELLVGMKNDGDSSLNIIAIQASIHLPFDHRYLVQNLSVQAFNNATVPTSAQATFPYIFAVSKFMQPGSFDLVGTIVYEIDQNPYQSTFYNGTIEVTEPGGLLSVESVFLFCLGITLLGLLGFWIRGQLQNLSKKSKRAPKAKVEVGTATTDASTDEWLEGTAYTQSLSNKSKKKK from the exons ATGAGATCCACAATGTCAATTAGGGTTTTCTCTGTTTTCCTGACTATCCTTCTCTTCTCTTCATCGTTTCTTCAAG TTGCTAGATGTCAATCCGATCCTGAAACAGAAGTGGTAGAAGGCACTGGAGAAGCAGGAGATCTTGGAATTGTTAATGATGATGTCCAAGATTTTGGCAGTGAAAGTTTTAGTCCCGCACCTGGGATTGAGACAGTTTGTGTTTTCCCCAAAAACCCTTTTAAGG TAGTGGCAGCTGGCGAGGAAAGTGAGCTGTTAGTTGGAATGAAAAATGATG GGGATTCAAGTTTGAATATCATTGCAATCCAAGCCAGTATTCACCTTCCTTTTGATCACCGCTATTTGGTTCAAAATCTGTCTGTACAG GCTTTTAACAATGCTACAGTTCCAACTTCAGCTCAGGCCACTTTCCCGTATATATTTGCTGTCAGCAAATTTATGCAG CCTGGAAGTTTTGATCTTGTTGGCACTATTGTTTATGAGATAGACCAGAACCCCTATCAAAGTACATTCTACAATGGCACTATTGAAGTGACTGAGCCTGGTGGTCTTCTCAGTGTTGAGTCTGTTTTCTTGTTTTGTCTTGGAATTACCCTTCTTGGCCTGCTTGGATTCTGGATTCGTGGTCAGCTACAAAATCTCTCAAAG AAATCTAAGAGAGCACCAAAGGCAAAGGTTGAAGTTGGAACAGCAACAACAGATGCATCCACAGATGAATGGCTTGAG GGAACTGCATATACTCAATCACTGTCCAACAAGTCGAAGAAGAAGAAGTGA
- the LOC132606617 gene encoding translocon-associated protein subunit alpha-like isoform X2, protein MRSTMSIRVFSVFLTILLFSSSFLQVARCQSDPETEVVEGTGEAGDLGIVNDDVQDFGSESFSPAPGIETVCVFPKNPFKVVAAGEESELLVGMKNDGDSSLNIIAIQASIHLPFDHRYLVQNLSVQPGSFDLVGTIVYEIDQNPYQSTFYNGTIEVTEPGGLLSVESVFLFCLGITLLGLLGFWIRGQLQNLSKKSKRAPKAKVEVGTATTDASTDEWLEGTAYTQSLSNKSKKKK, encoded by the exons ATGAGATCCACAATGTCAATTAGGGTTTTCTCTGTTTTCCTGACTATCCTTCTCTTCTCTTCATCGTTTCTTCAAG TTGCTAGATGTCAATCCGATCCTGAAACAGAAGTGGTAGAAGGCACTGGAGAAGCAGGAGATCTTGGAATTGTTAATGATGATGTCCAAGATTTTGGCAGTGAAAGTTTTAGTCCCGCACCTGGGATTGAGACAGTTTGTGTTTTCCCCAAAAACCCTTTTAAGG TAGTGGCAGCTGGCGAGGAAAGTGAGCTGTTAGTTGGAATGAAAAATGATG GGGATTCAAGTTTGAATATCATTGCAATCCAAGCCAGTATTCACCTTCCTTTTGATCACCGCTATTTGGTTCAAAATCTGTCTGTACAG CCTGGAAGTTTTGATCTTGTTGGCACTATTGTTTATGAGATAGACCAGAACCCCTATCAAAGTACATTCTACAATGGCACTATTGAAGTGACTGAGCCTGGTGGTCTTCTCAGTGTTGAGTCTGTTTTCTTGTTTTGTCTTGGAATTACCCTTCTTGGCCTGCTTGGATTCTGGATTCGTGGTCAGCTACAAAATCTCTCAAAG AAATCTAAGAGAGCACCAAAGGCAAAGGTTGAAGTTGGAACAGCAACAACAGATGCATCCACAGATGAATGGCTTGAG GGAACTGCATATACTCAATCACTGTCCAACAAGTCGAAGAAGAAGAAGTGA
- the LOC132606618 gene encoding proline-rich protein 4 — translation MGLQSLCDRVLIGFYVSLILLFAVSFCYADDKTIQVVGIGECADCKESNIKTIHAFSGLRVTIDCKAGNGKFKTRGEGQLDKDGKFVVSLPKEMVKDGKLKEDCYAQLHSASAAPCPAHNGIEASKIVFTKSGNNDENHTLKPAGNLKFSTALCTSKFFFFHHFKHPLFPPIDKKPLPPIPIYKPKPPVFKIPPIPIYKPIPKPPLPPIPIYKPIPPFLKKPWPPLFPKVPIMQPKLPPFDFHHPLFPPSIAHP, via the exons ATGGGGCTTCAGTCCCTTTGTGACAGAGTCCTTATTGGATTCTATGTTTCTTTAATATTACTGTTTGCTGTGAGCTTTTGCTATGCTGATGATAAGACTATCCAGGTTGTTGGAATTGGAGAATGTGCCGATTGCAAAGAGAGTAACATAAAGACCATTCATGCCTTTTCAG GGCTTCGTGTAACTATTGATTGCAAGGCTGGAAATGGAAAATTCAAAACAAGGGGTGAAGGACAACTTGACAAAGACGGAAAGTTCGTGGTCTCACTTCCTAAAGAGATGGTGAAAGATGGAAAATTGAAGGAAGACTGCTATGCACAACTCCATAGTGCATCTGCTGCACCATGTCCAGCACACAATGGCATAGAAGCCTCCAAGATTGTGTTCACCAAATCTGGAAATAATGATGAAAACCACACATTAAAACCAGCTGGAAATCTAAAATTTTCAACAGCCTTGTGCACCTCTAAGTTCTTCTTCTTTCACCACTTCAAGCATCCACTATTCCCTCCCATTGACAAAAAGCCACTTCCACCAATTCCTATTTACAAGCCAAAGCCACCAGTATTCAAGATACCTCCAATTCCAATTTACAAGCCAATACCAAAGCCACCTCTACCTCCAATTCCAATCTACAAGCCAATCCCACCATTCTTGAAAAAACCATGGCCACCCCTTTTCCCTAAAGTCCCTATTATGCAACCCAAGCTTCCTCCATTTGACTTTCACCACCCATTGTTCCCACCTTCTATTGCTCATCCATAG